In Ooceraea biroi isolate clonal line C1 chromosome 6, Obir_v5.4, whole genome shotgun sequence, the genomic stretch GAAAATTCGTAGGGGCGTGATCGTCATATAATGCAGAAACGCGAAATGAGATGCTCGTCTGCTCTcgcgaattttcgcgctttcgGGGATGATCGTGCGGAATCGAGCGTCGAAATCGGGTCGACCGAGATCATAAATAGGTCGACGTGACTTTCCGGAGCGGTATTTCGTCGCGTAACGCCGTGGCGGTCGCTATCGATCCGGAGCGCGAATGGAGGCATAGGGTACAGAAAGCGACGTTCTCCCGCGCGCGCATGGTCGAAAATCGATCCCTTGCAGTTGAAAAGATAATCGGCGCAGAACTCTGCCTTTCTCATACAGAGTGACGGGCAAACAACACGCGCAAAGTGAGGCCTTCTTCACAAAGTCACAAGTATTGCAATGCTGATAAAATTTCTCGACAAATCCGGTCGCAGGTTCCTGCGGGTAAGCAGAGAGTTCTATCGTTCGGAGAAAAAGTCGCTCTTGTCCACTTGCTCTTTTTACCTATTCCCATTCTAGCACacacaattatattttaatcgtgTGTTCGATATGATCTAACTCACACGTGAAAATCGTTCGAATATTGCTCTGTTTCACATGCCTGTATATATAGTTGCAAAGATTGGTCGAGATTTTTTCCATGTCTTCTCtaatttattcgaattttattcaatttaataacttattcttaaaattttcattgcaTTTTGCATAGTTTTGCATATTCGCGTAGCATGAATTCTCATTGAATGATTTTCCTTACGTACGTCTCATTGTCAGACAAACTTTTAACGTATTATGAGACAGATTAATTCCGTATATTTCCATATGTTTccatatgttttatttcaaacttttcgcgatgtattataaaaatgacttttttccaacaccggaacgagactatagttgttttttataattttttggaCACTGAACACGAACATTTCCTTTTGAGGGTTGAAAAGTCCTAacaacatactttattttgattgcaattaaacttttccagcacgtcacatttttgtaGCTATAATATGATGAAGTTTGTCAAAATAGCCCCTTTTTGCAcctttaattgcaaatttctcaaaattgtgacgATTATGctcttttcttctatttattatGTCATTCTCTTTCCGTCTTTTAAAGGACCTACCTCATACCTAATTATTGACGGAAATTTGTGTCGATgcatcttcttttctttttctttatcagaGCGATGCTTCGCTTCGTAGGCAATCAAGAAACTGTCCACCAGGAACCGAAAGACCAAAAAATCGCGCAATTCCAGCTCCTCGCACACGATCATTCCTGACCTCGAGACGACTTCGCTGTCCTGGTCTTTGCCGTCCTTGGATGCCAAGAGCATTGACACATACATGACATACGTACCCGAAAGTCAAGAGGACTATACGTCGAGCTGCAGCTACTGCTGTGACGAATACGAGGAGAATCAAAGGAATGAGAACAGAGAAAATGAGATGATAATCTAACGTTCATATCATTAGACCATTAGCTGGAGTTTGTTCTCGGCCTCCACGGTCAAATTTGTCGCACAGCAATCACATCAACGGGATGAAAAAACAATTGCACGTATCATTTGATATGTAAGTGATAATACACGAGTCATACATTCTTGTTTCTTTGACGGTTATTCCAAAAATAGCTCTATAAATGTTATCATAGCTGTTGGTGcaatagatatatgtatatacatacgtaccaAAGGATTTTCTCGAGGatcgagaatattttattcataattagtCAAAAATTGATTGTGATCCCTCTGTCGCatacataaaaattcttttacgcgtttcttcatttttcaagatacattattaattatataccaAGATGAAGAATAAGAATCTAAACTTtagattattacaataatatcacTTTTGTCAGTGtcttgagaaaaaaaaagtgcGGAGAGAAATGATTGATAACTTCATTTTCAGGCTTAGTCTTCCAATATTGATTGTTATAtcttacaatataatacaaatcgCGTTTATATACTTTCGTGTTCGTTTTAATCTCACTTTGTTATATAAtcgtgtataattttattaatagttaTGTTATGCATTTGTTTATTATCGCAGAGCACTATTCGtagttataattaatcaaCGCAAGCGACAGCTATTTGAAGATTCAATTGGATCGCGCGCGGTATGGATAATtcgatttctttttgttttattgttcAAGGAAAATAGGAAGGAAGCAGCGCGACACGCATTATTGTCTTTTTTAACACATTGACTGGCCATGTCACACATATACAGGTGACAGGTATATTTTACTGAAGGTTGTCGTCTATAAcccaatgaaaataaattgcagttTTGATGCGACAGTGATGTCATTTTCAATAAGTCGTTTCTACTGGGTATTCAACTACGATTGACcgtcttatttatttaatcttatgAGATCATGTAAAAAGTATAAACTTGCTCatattttagtatttataGTGGATCAAACCTGG encodes the following:
- the LOC105276544 gene encoding uncharacterized protein LOC105276544 gives rise to the protein MLIKFLDKSGRRFLRAIKKLSTRNRKTKKSRNSSSSHTIIPDLETTSLSWSLPSLDAKSIDTYMTYVPESQEDYTSSCSYCCDEYEENQRNENRENEMII